Proteins from one Mastacembelus armatus chromosome 16, fMasArm1.2, whole genome shotgun sequence genomic window:
- the rhbg gene encoding ammonium transporter Rh type B, protein MAQASTNMRLKLPITCFILEIILIILFGVLVQYNHETDAKEWYNETQSGHSNYENDFYYRYPSFQDVHVMIFIGFGFLMTFLQRYGFSSVGFNFLIAAFSLQWATLMQGFFHGMHGGKIHIGVESMINADFCTGSVLISFGAVLGKTSPVQLLIMAMFEVTLFAVNEFVVLSVVGAKDAGGSMTIHTFGAYFGLVVTRILYRPNLDKSKDRNSSVYHSDLFAMIGTLYLWMFWPSFNSAVTAHGDAQHRTAMNTYYSLAACTLSTYAMSALTAHDGKLDMVHIQNAALAGGVAAGTAGEMMLTPFGSMVVGFLAGIISVLGFKYLSPILEKKLKIQDTCGVHNLHGMPGILGAIVGAVTASVATVEIYGGGMEAVFPDVADGTIDASFQGVRQAIALAVTLGIALLGGLIVGFILKLPVFGAPPDTVCFEDSIYWEVPGEEPGHEDQLTAVRMEECDKLNG, encoded by the exons atggcaCAAGCATCGACCAACATGCGGCTGAAGCTGCCGATCACCTGCTTCATCCTGGAgatcatcctcatcatcctgTTTGGTGTGCTGGTGCAGTACAACCACGAGACGGATGCAAAGGAGTGGTACAACGAGACCCAGTCTGGCCACTCAAACTACGAGAACGACTTCTACTACCGCTACCCAA GTTTCCAGGATGTGCATGTGATGATCTTCATTGGTTTCGGCTTCCTCATGACATTCCTGCAGCGATACGGCTTCAGCAGCGTGGGCTTCAATTTCCTGATTGCAGCCTTCTCCCTGCAGTGGGCCACGCTCATGCAGGGCTTCTTCCACGGCATGCACGGCGGCAAGATCCACATCGGAGTGGAGAG CATGATCAATGCGGATTTCTGCACTGGCTCCGTGCTCATCTCATTCGGAGCCGTTTTGGGTAAAACTAGCCCGGTGCAGCTGCTGATCATGGCGATGTTCGAGGTCACCCTCTTTGCTGTCAATGAGTTTGTCGTGCTGTCTGTTGTGGGG GCCAAGGATGCTGGAGGATCCATGACCATCCACACATTTGGAGCCTACTTCGGTCTGGTGGTGACCCGAATCCTGTACCGGCCCAACCTGGACAAGAGCAAAGACAGGAACAGCTCCGTGTACCACTCTGACCTGTTCGCCATGATCG GTACCCTCTACCTGTGGATGTTCTGGCCCAGCTTCAACTCTGCCGTCACAGCTCATGGAGACGCCCAGCACCGCACGGCCATGAACACCTACTACTCCCTGGCCGCCTGCACCCTGTCCACCTACGCCATGTCTGCCCTCACAGCACACGACGGCAAGCTGGACATG GTCCACATCCAGAATGCTGCTCTGGCTGGAGGAGTCGCAGCAGGAACAGCTGGTGAAATGATGCTGACACCGTTTGGCTCCATGGTCGTCGGCTTCTTGGCGGGCATCATCTCTGTTCTGGGCTTCAAGTACCTCTCA CCCATCCTGGAGAAGAAGCTGAAGATCCAAGACACCTGTGGGGTCCACAACCTGCACGGCATGCCCGGCATCTTGGGCGCTATCGTGGGAGCGGTCACTGCTTCTGTGGCAACCGTGGAAATCTACGGAGGAGg AATGGAAGCTGTGTTTCCTGATGTGGCGGACGGAACCATAGATGCTTCTTTCCAGGGCGTCCGTCAGGCCATTGCCCTCGCTGTCACCCTGGGAATCGCCCTGCTGGGAGGCCTCATCGTTG GTTTCATTCTGAAGCTGCCCGTCTTTGGCGCTCCTCCTGACACCGTCTGCTTTGAGGACAGCATCTACTGGGAA gtgCCTGGAGAAGAGCCGGGGCACGAGGACCAGCTGACTGCAGTGAGGATGGAGGAGTGTGACAAGCTCAACGGTTAG